A single region of the Cinclus cinclus chromosome 10, bCinCin1.1, whole genome shotgun sequence genome encodes:
- the GNB4 gene encoding guanine nucleotide-binding protein subunit beta-4 isoform X2 yields MHAIPLRSSWVMTCAYAPSGNYVACGGLDNICSIYNLKTREGNVRVSRELPGHTGYLSCCRFLDDNQIVTSSGDTTCALWDIETGQQTTTFTGHTGDVMSLSLSPDMRTFVSGACDASSKLWDIRDGMCRQSFTGHVSDINAVCFFPNGHAFATGSDDATCRLFDLRADQELMMYSHDNIICGITSVAFSKSGRLLLAGYDDFNCNVWDTLKGERAGVLAGHDNRVSCLGVTDDGMAVATGSWDSFLRIWN; encoded by the exons ATGCACGCCATCCCCCTGAGGTCCTCCTGGGTGATGACCTGTGCCTACGCTCCCTCCGGCAACTACGTGGCCTGCGGAGGCTTGGACAACATCTGCTCCATCTACAACCTGAAAACCAGGGAGGGCAACGTGCGAGTGAGCCgggagctgccagggcacacaG GATACTTGTCCTGTTGTCGCTTCCTAGATGACAACCAAATTGTCACTAGCTCAGGAGACACCACTTG TGCTTTGTGGGATATTGAAACTGGCCAGCAGACCACCACATTCACTGGGCACACTGGAGATGTGATGAGCCTCTCTCTGAGTCCAGACATGAGGACTTTTGTCTCGGGCGCCTGCGATGCCTCCTCCAAGCTTTGGGATATCCGTGATGGAATGTGCAGGCAGTCGTTCACAGGGCACGTGTCAGACATTAATGCAGTTTGT TTTTTCCCCAACGGCCACGCGTTTGCCACGGGCTCTGACGATGCCACGTGCCGGCTGTTCGACCTGCGCGCGGACCAGGAGCTGATGATGTATTCCCACGACAACATCATCTGTGGCATCACCTCCGTGGCCTTCTCCAAGAGCGGGCGCCTCCTGCTCGCGGGTTACGACGACTTCAACTGCAACGTGTGGGACACCCTCAaaggggagagggcag GTGTCCTGGCTGGCCATGACAACCGTGTCAGCTGTTTAGGTGTTACTGATGACGGCATGGCTGTAGCTACAGGGTCTTGGGACAGTTTTCTCAGAATCTGGAATTAA
- the GNB4 gene encoding guanine nucleotide-binding protein subunit beta-4 isoform X1, producing MSELEQLRQEAEQLRNQIRDARKACSDTTLAQITTSLDSVGRIQMRTRRTLRGHLAKIYAMHWGSDSRLLVSASQDGKLIIWDSYTTNKMHAIPLRSSWVMTCAYAPSGNYVACGGLDNICSIYNLKTREGNVRVSRELPGHTGYLSCCRFLDDNQIVTSSGDTTCALWDIETGQQTTTFTGHTGDVMSLSLSPDMRTFVSGACDASSKLWDIRDGMCRQSFTGHVSDINAVCFFPNGHAFATGSDDATCRLFDLRADQELMMYSHDNIICGITSVAFSKSGRLLLAGYDDFNCNVWDTLKGERAGVLAGHDNRVSCLGVTDDGMAVATGSWDSFLRIWN from the exons ATGAGTGAGCTGGAGCAGTTAcggcaggaggcagagcagctgcGAAACCAAATCAGA GATGCCAGGAAAGCCTGTAGTGACACAACTCTTGCTCAG aTCACAACAAGTCTGGACTCCGTGGGTCGGATCCAAATGCGAACCCGGCGCACGCTCCGAGGTCACTTAGCCAAAATCTATGCCATGCACTGGGGATCCGACTCCAG GCTACTAGTCAGTGCTTCTCaagatggaaaattaattatttgggATAGTTATACAACAAATAAG ATGCACGCCATCCCCCTGAGGTCCTCCTGGGTGATGACCTGTGCCTACGCTCCCTCCGGCAACTACGTGGCCTGCGGAGGCTTGGACAACATCTGCTCCATCTACAACCTGAAAACCAGGGAGGGCAACGTGCGAGTGAGCCgggagctgccagggcacacaG GATACTTGTCCTGTTGTCGCTTCCTAGATGACAACCAAATTGTCACTAGCTCAGGAGACACCACTTG TGCTTTGTGGGATATTGAAACTGGCCAGCAGACCACCACATTCACTGGGCACACTGGAGATGTGATGAGCCTCTCTCTGAGTCCAGACATGAGGACTTTTGTCTCGGGCGCCTGCGATGCCTCCTCCAAGCTTTGGGATATCCGTGATGGAATGTGCAGGCAGTCGTTCACAGGGCACGTGTCAGACATTAATGCAGTTTGT TTTTTCCCCAACGGCCACGCGTTTGCCACGGGCTCTGACGATGCCACGTGCCGGCTGTTCGACCTGCGCGCGGACCAGGAGCTGATGATGTATTCCCACGACAACATCATCTGTGGCATCACCTCCGTGGCCTTCTCCAAGAGCGGGCGCCTCCTGCTCGCGGGTTACGACGACTTCAACTGCAACGTGTGGGACACCCTCAaaggggagagggcag GTGTCCTGGCTGGCCATGACAACCGTGTCAGCTGTTTAGGTGTTACTGATGACGGCATGGCTGTAGCTACAGGGTCTTGGGACAGTTTTCTCAGAATCTGGAATTAA